In the Sarcophilus harrisii chromosome 1, mSarHar1.11, whole genome shotgun sequence genome, one interval contains:
- the CCT5 gene encoding T-complex protein 1 subunit epsilon: MSSMGTLAFDEYGRPFLIIKDQERKSRLMGLEALKSHIMAAKAVSNTMRTSLGPNGLDKMMVDKDGDVTVTNDGATILSMMDVDHQIAKLMVELSKSQDDEIGDGTTGVVVLAGALLEEAEQLLDRGIHPIRIADGYEQAARIAIEHLDKISDSFPVDVHNTEPLIQTAKTTLGSKVVNSCHQQMAEIAVNAVLTVADMERRDVDFELIKVEGKVGGRLEDTQLIKGVIVDKDFSHPQMPKEVKNAKIAILTCPFEPPKPKTKHKLDVTSVEDYKALQKYEKEKFEEMIEQIKLTGANLAICQWGFDDEANHLLLQNKLPAVRWVGGPEIELIAIATGGRIVPRFSELTPEKLGFAGLVKEISFGTTKDKMLVIEKCKNSRAVTIFIRGGNKMIIEEAKRSLHDALCVIRNLVRDNRVVYGGGAAEISCALAVSEEADKCPSLEQYAMRAFADALEVIPMALSENSGMNPIQTMTDVRARQVKEMNPALGIDCLHKGTNDMRQQHVVETLIGKKQQISLATQMVRMILKIDDIRKPGESEE; encoded by the exons TCTCACATAATGGCAGCAAAGGCTGTATCAAATACAATGAGAACATCACTTGGACCTAATG ggcttGACAAAATGATGGTGGATAAGGATGGTGATGTGACTGTAACTAATGACGGTGCCACCATTTTAAGCATGATGGATGTCGATCATCAGATTGCTAAACTGATGGTTGAACTTTCCAAATCACAAGATGATGAGATTGGAGATGGGACTACAGGAGTAGTcg TTCTGGCTGGTGCATTGCTAGAAGAAGCTGAACAACTCCTGGATCGTGGTATTCATCCAATCAGAATAGCAGATGGTTATGAACAGGCTGCTCGAATTGCCATTGAACATTTGGACAAAATCAGTGATAGTTTTCCAGTTGATGTTCATAACACTGAACCTCTTATCCAAACTGCAAAAACAACTCTTGGTTCTAAAGT agTTAACAGCTGCCACCAACAAATGGCTGAAATTGCTGTAAATGCTGTCCTGACAGTAGCTGATATGGAACGGAGAGATGTTGACTTTGAACTTATCAAAGTAGAAGGCAAAGTAGGAGGAAGACTTGAAGACACTCAGCTTATTAAGGGAGTAATTGTAGATAAGGATTTTAGTCATCCACAAATGCCTAAA gaagtaaaaaatgctaaaattgcAATTTTAACATGTCCATTTGAGCCACCCAAACCAAAAACTAAACATAAGCTTGATGTTACTTCTGTAGAAGATTACAAGGCCCTGCAGAAGTATGAAAAGGAAAAGTTTGAAGAGATGATTGAACAA attaaaCTCACAGGTGCAAACCTAGCCATTTGCCAGTGGGGTTTTGATGATGAAGCAAATCATTTACTCCTTCAGAATAAATTACCTGCTGTCCGTTGGGTAGGAGGACCTGAAATTGAA cTGATTGCCATTGCAACAGGAGGGCGCATTGTTCCACGCTTCTCTGAACTCACACCTGAGAAACTTGGTTTTGCTGGTCTGGTAAAAGAGATCTCATTTGGAACAACCAAAGACAAAATGCTTGTTATAGAGAAATGTAAGAATTCCAGGGCTGTGACCATATTCattagaggaggaaataaaatg atAATTGAAGAAGCAAAAAGATCTCTTCATGATGCTCTCTGTGTAATCAGAAACCTAGTTCGTGATAATCGTGTAGTATATGGAGGTGGTGCTGCTGAAATATCTTGTGCTTTAGCTGTTAGTGAAGAAGCTGATAAG TGTCCTTCTTTGGAGCAGTATGCTATGAGAGCTTTTGCAGATGCATTAGAAGTCATTCCCATGGCCCTTTCTGAAAATAGTGGTATGAATCCCATCCAAACTATGACTGATGTACGAGCCAGACAGGTGAAAGAAATGAATCCTGCCCTTGGTATTGACTGCTTGCATAAGGGTACAAATG atatgAGACAACAACATGTTGTGGAAACTTTGATTGGCAAAAAACAACAGATTTCTCTTGCAACACAAATGGTCAGGATGATTCTGAAGATTGATGATATCCGCAAACCAGGAGAGTCTGAAGAATGA